The following proteins are encoded in a genomic region of Blastopirellula marina:
- a CDS encoding CsbD family protein translates to MNWDTIKGNWKEFRGNVRQQWGKLTDDDMEVIAGKRDELVGKIQQRYGVAKEEAERQIDQFRNAL, encoded by the coding sequence ATGAATTGGGACACCATTAAAGGAAACTGGAAAGAGTTTCGCGGTAACGTGCGTCAGCAGTGGGGCAAACTGACCGATGACGACATGGAAGTGATCGCCGGCAAGCGAGATGAACTGGTTGGCAAGATTCAACAGCGATATGGCGTAGCCAAAGAGGAAGCTGAGCGACAGATCGACCAATTTCGGAATGCTTTGTAA
- a CDS encoding PRC-barrel domain-containing protein yields MLRRMPAAAAAALMAAGCVTSLVHADDTPVKDDSNVHVDVKKPVVSDRLKADVKTTDQQSMSLARRASTIQGMTIQNEAGKDLGAVRDLVIDTDRGQVKYVAVSYGGFLGLGSKLYAVPFQAFKFQASAQGSDDVLLLNLDEEMLRKAPSFDSDNWPNMASEAFTTAIDKHYGERDRGLNIQAGPVGINVDVDRKTPAEQPSNPNAVYRAADLIGMAIVNEADEKVGKINDLMIDTSNGRVRYAAMSVGGLAGIGDSLYAVAWNSFRMKHDADDDVSELVLNIDPETLEDVKGFNQQNWPQEANAHIGTTTLKVEDDRPEVDANINVPGVSVDVDTKDN; encoded by the coding sequence ATGTTACGCAGAATGCCCGCAGCCGCAGCCGCTGCTTTGATGGCCGCTGGATGCGTCACCTCACTAGTTCATGCCGACGATACACCCGTTAAAGACGATTCCAATGTTCATGTCGACGTGAAGAAACCAGTCGTTTCGGATCGCTTGAAAGCGGATGTCAAAACAACCGATCAGCAATCGATGTCGCTCGCCCGCCGAGCCAGCACCATTCAAGGAATGACCATTCAGAATGAAGCTGGAAAAGATTTGGGTGCGGTTCGCGATCTCGTGATCGATACCGATCGTGGCCAAGTGAAATATGTCGCCGTCTCGTACGGTGGCTTCCTGGGGCTTGGCTCGAAACTATATGCCGTGCCGTTCCAGGCCTTCAAGTTCCAAGCTTCCGCGCAAGGCAGCGACGATGTCCTGCTTCTAAATTTGGACGAGGAAATGCTACGCAAGGCGCCTAGCTTCGACTCGGACAACTGGCCGAACATGGCTTCGGAGGCTTTCACGACGGCTATCGATAAACATTATGGTGAACGTGACCGCGGTTTGAATATTCAGGCCGGTCCCGTCGGTATTAATGTCGACGTCGATCGTAAGACGCCTGCCGAGCAACCTTCCAACCCGAACGCTGTTTACCGAGCTGCCGACTTGATCGGTATGGCTATCGTGAATGAAGCGGATGAGAAAGTTGGCAAGATCAACGATCTTATGATCGATACCTCGAACGGTCGCGTTCGTTACGCCGCAATGTCGGTTGGGGGACTGGCTGGGATTGGCGATAGTTTGTACGCCGTCGCTTGGAACAGTTTCCGAATGAAGCATGACGCGGACGACGACGTAAGCGAACTGGTTTTGAATATCGACCCAGAAACGTTGGAAGACGTGAAAGGCTTCAACCAACAGAATTGGCCACAAGAAGCGAACGCTCATATCGGAACGACAACACTGAAGGTCGAAGATGACCGACCGGAAGTGGATGCCAACATCAATGTCCCTGGTGTGAGTGTCGACGTGGACACGAAAGACAACTAG
- a CDS encoding AIM24 family protein, with amino-acid sequence MMSTVENRYTLREFVEQTQQRDRGEGFFEMESPRILEVNLKGQYVWTKMGSMISYLGGMKFEREGVFDKGLGGFFKKAITGEGARLTKVSGNGKLYLADYGKKIQILRLENQEIVVNANDILAFESSVTWDIKMMKRISSMMAGGLFQMTLSGSGMVAITTHYEPLTLVVTPDQPVYTDPNATVAWSGTLSPNLKTDISFRSLIGRSSGESFQMEFIGNGFVVVQPFEEVYTAEG; translated from the coding sequence ATGATGTCCACCGTTGAAAACCGTTACACACTACGCGAGTTTGTCGAGCAAACCCAACAACGTGACCGGGGCGAAGGCTTCTTCGAAATGGAGAGCCCCCGCATCCTGGAAGTCAACCTGAAAGGGCAATACGTCTGGACCAAGATGGGATCGATGATCTCATATCTCGGCGGTATGAAGTTCGAACGTGAAGGGGTCTTTGATAAAGGGCTCGGTGGGTTCTTCAAAAAGGCGATCACTGGCGAAGGGGCCCGTCTTACGAAGGTATCTGGAAACGGCAAGCTTTACCTGGCCGATTACGGTAAAAAGATCCAGATCTTGCGTTTGGAAAACCAGGAAATCGTCGTCAATGCGAACGACATCCTCGCATTTGAAAGCAGCGTGACCTGGGATATCAAGATGATGAAACGGATTTCGTCGATGATGGCGGGCGGTCTGTTTCAGATGACCCTTAGTGGCTCTGGCATGGTCGCGATTACCACGCACTATGAACCGTTGACTTTGGTGGTGACGCCTGATCAACCCGTTTATACCGACCCCAATGCCACGGTCGCCTGGAGCGGTACGTTGTCGCCGAACCTGAAGACTGATATTTCTTTCCGCTCGTTGATTGGCCGATCGAGTGGTGAGTCTTTCCAGATGGAGTTCATTGGCAACGGCTTCGTGGTCGTTCAGCCGTTTGAAGAAGTCTACACGGCAGAAGGCTAA
- a CDS encoding RNA polymerase sigma factor, with amino-acid sequence MSLSRVSETDALLIGRIRDGEEDAWQDLIDRYEGRLLAFVESRLRRRAHSEDVVQETFIGFLNSLPNYDGRRSLESYLFAICAYKLTDHLRREGRRPTLPLSSAGAGRSSSDTWELEGPARPASSLVRSGERRTLEEDALVEAIRSQIEYWKERGDWVKVQCVELLFVRGWANKDVATHLDISEQHVANYKHDFTNKLRGSVKNQQLCEEVFPELYAG; translated from the coding sequence TTGTCTCTATCACGCGTTTCAGAAACAGATGCCTTACTGATTGGTCGCATTCGTGACGGGGAAGAGGACGCCTGGCAGGATTTGATCGACCGATACGAGGGACGCTTACTCGCTTTCGTTGAAAGTCGCTTGCGTCGTCGCGCCCATAGTGAAGACGTCGTTCAAGAGACCTTCATCGGTTTTCTAAATAGCTTGCCGAACTATGATGGTCGTCGTTCGCTGGAAAGCTATCTTTTCGCCATCTGCGCGTATAAACTCACCGATCATTTGCGTCGCGAAGGGCGCCGCCCTACCCTGCCGCTCAGTTCGGCTGGGGCTGGTCGATCGTCGAGTGATACCTGGGAACTTGAAGGCCCTGCCCGCCCTGCTTCCAGCTTGGTTCGCAGTGGCGAACGTCGGACACTCGAAGAAGACGCCCTGGTGGAAGCGATTCGCTCGCAGATTGAATACTGGAAAGAACGAGGCGATTGGGTCAAAGTCCAATGCGTCGAGCTGCTCTTCGTCCGCGGTTGGGCGAATAAAGATGTTGCGACCCATCTGGATATTAGCGAACAACATGTCGCCAATTACAAACACGACTTCACGAATAAATTACGTGGTAGCGTCAAGAATCAACAGCTGTGCGAAGAGGTGTTCCCAGAGCTTTACGCCGGTTAG